One Lachancea thermotolerans CBS 6340 chromosome F complete sequence DNA window includes the following coding sequences:
- the SUS1 gene encoding Sus1p (similar to uniprot|Q6WNK7 Saccharomyces cerevisiae YBR111W-A SUS1 Protein involved in mRNA export coupled transcription activation; component of the SAGA histone acetylase complex), translating to MTANGAKTMELKAQIQQYLVESGNYELISNKLSRKLLEEGWTDQVKRMTSEEIRADDSASFTQILSKVEPKALGMVSDSTKDEILSQIRNFLSEIVETE from the exons ATGACTGCTAACGGCGCCAAAACCATGGAGCTGAAGGCTCAGATTCAGCAATATCTAGTAGAATCTGGAAATTACGAATT AATTTCAAACAAGCTGAGCCGCAAACTGCTTGAAGAGGGATGGACTGACCAAGTCAAGCGGATGACGTCTGAAGAGATCCGTGCTGATGACTCCGCAAGTTTTACGCAGATCCTATCCAAGGTTGAGCCCAAGGCTTTAG GAATGGTCTCAGACTCCACGAAAGACGAAATTCTGTCCCAGATCCGGAACTTTCTGTCTGAAATTGTCGAAACTGAGTGA
- the YSA1 gene encoding ADP-ribose diphosphatase (similar to uniprot|Q01976 Saccharomyces cerevisiae YBR111C) encodes MIRTCSRNLYDTARPLSSRTIGIKRMSSKGRPENAKFLKAHPVSNADECKWIGLERIEYLDPNGTKRQWDSAVRRTRNSGGVDGVGILAILRAPGQDPEILLQKQFRPPVEGVCIEMPAGLIDSEESVDMAALRELKEETGYSGKIVSKTPTIFNDPGFTNTNLSLVTVEIDTSAPENQNPQTQLEDSEFIECIKVPLKNFADEMDNLAKQGYKLDARVQNVAQGIRLAQKYSL; translated from the coding sequence ATGATAAGGACGTGCTCTAGGAACTTGTACGACACTGCTAGACCGCTTTCGTCAAGAACAATTGGAATTAAAAGAATGAGCTCAAAAGGCAGACCAGAAAATGCCAAATTCTTGAAGGCCCACCCTGTTTCTAACGCAGACGAGTGTAAATGGATTGGTCTCGAGAGGATCGAATACCTCGACCCCAACGGAACTAAAAGGCAGTGGGACAGTGCTGTTAGAAGAACGAGAAACTCCGGTGGCGTTGATGGTGTGGGGATCCTGGCCATTTTGAGGGCCCCAGGCCAAGACCCCGAAATTTTGCTACAGAAGCAATTCAGACCCCCAGTTGAAGGGGTCTGCATTGAGATGCCAGCTGGCTTAATTGACTCAGAAGAGTCGGTGGACATGGCAGCATTGAGGGAACTAAAGGAAGAGACTGGTTACTCTGGTAAAATTGTTAGCAAAACACCAACAATTTTCAATGATCCAGGGTTTACCAACACCAACCTTTCACTAGTAACGGTTGAAATTGACACATCTGCCCCCGAAAACCAGAACCCACAAACACAGCTGGAGGACAGCGAATTCATTGAGTGCATCAAAGTTCcactcaagaactttgcAGACGAGATGGACAATCTTGCCAAGCAAGGCTACAAGCTTGATGCTCGTGTGCAGAACGTGGCCCAAGGTATCAGATTAGCTCAAAAGTACAGTTTGTAA
- the MED1 gene encoding Med1p (weakly similar to uniprot|Q12321 Saccharomyces cerevisiae YPR070W MED1 Subunit 1 of the Mediator complex essential for transcriptional regulation), with amino-acid sequence MIHAEARQRSQTPHSPPMSDAYAETLGQMICLLQEYKPGLVTLENITRLCKTLKLESFTDNIDNETIRLSTASKIIVIDMDFHKSDKQVKDVKLVLASNFDNFNYYNDGDNGNILFNSLSCFPNLQTFYYNLRFLTTLDTHSNIETEPGIAAKREKLDLFKYFTELPEYLRAYFKDISIDLDIKTNVDNRFGVYLTHNDKAVAQVGIEECQDHDHRFYEFGYRSSGWINESPDNVTTGVILTLQFYDINMHIPKEAIPHDLLLDWDAQRPYTIVNHCRSTPVSNDFTSTLVPATKFNISNENIELLGELLQWAGWWQQILHPVLQIIKCPAPAPGNETKRRSSSNSTTISAQRRSSATRRRRSSQKGRRPSMNESSMVKDGVVPEFSLSEVMSQPVLEDEDPSEPVDLALNEEYIQLGPGSRCDIHMGVHEWQEFLTKLKGCVA; translated from the coding sequence ATGATCCACGCAGAGGCTCGTCAACGCTCACAAACTCCCCACAGCCCTCCAATGAGCGACGCGTATGCTGAGACGCTAGGGCAAATGATCTGCTTGCTCCAGGAGTATAAGCCAGGGCTTGTTACGCTAGAAAACATCACGCGGCTATGTAAGACCCTCAAGCTGGAGTCCTTTACAGACAACATAGACAATGAGACCATTCGCCTGTCCACGGCATCGAAGATTATCGTAATAGACATGGACTTTCACAAGTCCGATAAACAAGTGAAGGATGTCAAGCTGGTGCTAGCTAGCAACttcgacaacttcaactACTACAACGACGGCGACAACGGAAACATCCTTTTCAACTCGCTCAGCTGCTTCCCGAATCTGCAGACCTTCTACTACAACCTCAGGTTTCTGACCACGCTGGACACGCATTCAAACATTGAAACGGAACCTGGAATTGCAGCCAAGCGTGAAAAGCTCGACCTTTTCAAGTACTTTACGGAGCTGCCGGAATATCTGCGAGCCtacttcaaagacatttcCATAGACCTGGATATCAAGACCAACGTGGACAATAGGTTTGGAGTCTACCTCACGCACAATGACAAGGCTGTTGCCCAGGTAGGGATCGAAGAATGCCAAGATCACGATCACCGTTTTTACGAATTTGGCTACCGCTCATCTGGATGGATTAATGAGAGCCCGGACAACGTTACAACTGGAGTGATACTGACTTTACAATTCTACGATATCAATATGCACATTCCGAAAGAGGCAATTCCACATGATCTGCTGCTTGATTGGGACGCTCAAAGGCCATACACCATAGTGAATCATTGTCGCTCGACTCCAGTTTCCAACGACTTCACTTCAACTCTCGTGCCAGCAACTAAATTCAACATCAGCAATGAGAACATTGAACTTCTAGGTGAGTTGCTGCAATGGGCAGGATGGTGGCAGCAGATTTTGCATCCAGTGTTGCAAATAATAAAATGCCCTGCTCCCGCACCTGGCAACGAAACAAAACGCCGATCTTCGTCTAACTCTACCACTATATCCGCGCAGCGACGCTCTAGTGCTACAAGACGTCGTAGGTCCTCGCAAAAGGGTAGACGGCCTAGCATGAATGAATCAAGCATGGTGAAAGATGGTGTGGTTCCTGAGTTCTCGCTGAGCGAGGTCATGAGCCAGCCAGTGCtagaagatgaagatcCATCAGAACCGGTGGATCTAGCCTTAAACGAAGAGTATATTCAATTGGGCCCAGGAAGCCGCTGTGACATTCACATGGGAGTCCATGAATGGCAGGAGTTTCTAACAAAACTGAAGGGCTGCGTCGCTTGA
- the SPE3 gene encoding spermidine synthase (highly similar to uniprot|Q12074 Saccharomyces cerevisiae YPR069C SPE3 biosynthesis of spermidine putrescine aminopropyltransferase (spermidine synthase)): protein MSQEITHPTIKDGWFREISDTMWPGQAMTLRVEKVLHHEKSKYQDVLIFKSTDYGNVLVLDNAIQVTERDEFSYQEMIAHLGLNSHPNPKKVLVIGGGDGGVLREIVKHESVEEAWLCDIDEAVIRLSKQYLPEMAASYSHPKVKTHIGDGFQFLRDYQNTFDVIITDSSDPEGPAETLFQKPYFELLSSALTEKGVITTQGESIWLHLPIIKELKKACSEVFPTVEYAYTTIPTYPSGQIGFMVCSKDGSVDVKKPLRQKSDEEEAKLYKYYNKKIHEAAFVLPTWAAKELEL from the coding sequence atgTCTCAAGAAATTACTCACCCTACTATCAAAGACGGATGGTTCAGAGAGATCTCTGACACTATGTGGCCGGGCCAGGCCATGACCTTGAGAGTCGAAAAGGTCTTGCATCATGAAAAATCCAAGTACCAAGACGTgttgatcttcaagtctACTGACTACGGTAACGTTTTGGTTTTGGACAACGCGATCCAAGTCACTGAGAGAGATGAATTCTCTTACCAGGAAATGATCGCTCATCTGGGCCTGAACTCGCACCCCAACCCCAAGAAAGTGCTCGTCATTGGTGGTGGTGACGGCGGTGTTTTGAGAGAAATTGTCAAGCACGAGTCCGTCGAGGAGGCTTGGTTGTGCGACATTGACGAGGCTGTGATTAGACTCTCCAAGCAATACTTGCCCGAGATGGCCGCCTCTTACTCGCACCCCAAGGTCAAGACCCACATTGGAGATGGCTTCCAGTTCTTGAGAGACTACCAAAACACCTTTGACGTGATTATCACCGACTCTTCCGACCCTGAAGGTCCCGCCGAAACTCTGTTCCAGAAGCCATactttgagcttttgagcagcgCATTGACCGAGAAGGGTGTCATTACCACTCAGGGTGAGAGCATCTGGTTACACCTGCCAATTATCAAGGAATTGAAGAAGGCTTGCTCCGAGGTTTTCCCAACTGTTGAGTACGCTTACACCACTATTCCTACCTACCCATCTGGTCAAATCGGCTTCATGGTGTGCTCCAAGGACGGCAGCGTCGACGTTAAAAAGCCATTGCGCCAGAAGTCTGACGAAGAGGAGGCCAAGCTCTACAAGTACTACAACAAAAAGATCCATGAGGCCGCCTTTGTGCTGCCTACCTGGGCTgccaaagagcttgaactGTAA
- the HOS1 gene encoding histone deacetylase (similar to uniprot|Q12214 Saccharomyces cerevisiae YPR068C) → MVYLTISTSPFQSQVSDLLPCNNNSKSSLSFALLNAYGLLKYFDEVVSLPSSSINDLTPFHCKEYLKLVLDPELIKEASSDEVDRGWESLALMAKDWGELQSDEQSFAWFENKKLLYEFYSHALGLEPCSEGESSVQCGELGPSDPGSPQRELLSGYNGGFSETGLDRRVLEKYGLSHDCYLFAYLPLYCQVIAGATLSLVRAACLRHERAISINWDGGRHHASRSRASGFCYINDIALLIQKLRRRGIRRISYIDFDLHHCDGVERAFQHSQSVQTISVHLHEPGFFPGTGSLKEASVGKNVVNIPVQHGMDDTFLNQIVQRVIMPCIRSHNPEVLVIQCGGDGLMGDKYKEWQLTIKGLVNNIMYIVRGFPATNVVMLGGGGYNERLMSRFYTYLTWKVVEFSRGEGLKDPFDCEEDIIPDHEFIESYKDEFYKFWAYDIDGGKGKLLKNENDLDYVMRLAGFYNVRNKEVV, encoded by the coding sequence ATGGTGTATCTGACGATTTCAACGTCGCCTTTTCAATCTCAAGTTTCGGACCTTCTTCCGTGTAACAACAATTCCAAATCGTCGTTGTCTTTTGCGTTGCTTAACGCGTATGGTTTGTTGAAATACTTTGATGAGGTTGTAAGCCTGCCGAGCAGCTCGATCAATGATTTAACGCCTTTTCATTGTAAAGAATACCTCAAGCTGGTTCTAGATCCTGAGCTTATAAAGGAGGCTTCGAGCGATGAAGTTGATCGTGGCTGGGAGTCTCTAGCATTGATGGCCAAGGATTGGGGCGAGCTCCAGAGTGACGAACAATCATTCGCTTGGttcgagaacaaaaagctgctttaTGAATTCTACTCTCACGCTCTAGGTCTCGAGCCATGCTCTGAGGGCGAGAGTTCTGTTCAGTGCGGCGAATTGGGGCCTTCGGACCCTGGCAGCCCCCAGCGCGAACTTCTATCCGGTTATAATGGTGGATTCAGTGAAACTGGTCTGGATAGACGCGTTTTGGAGAAATATGGTCTCTCACACGACTGCTACCTCTTTGCGTATTTACCACTCTATTGCCAAGTTATCGCCGGTGCCACTCTCTCTCTGGTACGTGCTGCATGCCTGCGACACGAGCGTGCAATTTCTATCAACTGGGATGGCGGACGACATCATGCATCGAGGTCTCGGGCTAGCGGCTTCTGCTACATTAATGATATTGCCCTTctcattcaaaaactacGTAGGCGGGGCATTCGGAGAATAAGCTATATTGATTTTGATCTACACCATTGCGATGGAGTTGAACGAGCCTTTCAGCACTCTCAAAGCGTGCAAACCATATCTGTTCACCTTCATGAGCCTGGGTTCTTTCCAGGTACCGGttccttgaaagaagcatccGTTGGCAAAAACGTTGTGAACATCCCTGTACAGCATGGAATGGACGACACATTTCTTAACCAAATAGTACAACGTGTCATAATGCCATGCATACGAAGCCATAACCCAGAAGTTTTAGTGATCCAATGTGGCGGTGACGGCCTTATGGGTGACAAATACAAGGAGTGGCAGTTGACAATCAAAGGGCTCGTTAATAATATAATGTACATTGTGCGGGGGTTTCCCGCCACAAATGTGGTTATGCTGGGTGGCGGAGGTTACAACGAAAGGCTCATGAGCCGATTTTACACTTACTTGACGTGGAAGGTGGTTGAATTTTCCAGGGGTGAGGGCCTTAAGGATCCATTTGATTGCGAAGAGGACATTATTCCCGACCATGAGTTCATTGAGAGTTATAAAGACGAATTTTACAAGTTTTGGGCTTACGACATTGACGGAGGCAAAGGCAAGTTGCTaaaaaatgaaaatgaCCTCGACTACGTCATGAGGCTAGCCGGTTTTTACAATGTTAGAAATAAAGAAGTCGTTTAG
- the ALG1 gene encoding chitobiosyldiphosphodolichol beta-1,4 mannosyltransferase (similar to uniprot|P16661 Saccharomyces cerevisiae YBR110W ALG1 Mannosyltransferase in the endoplasmic reticulum) encodes MFEGLPQWVWWLLTVYASLPLVCYLTVPFLFYGNRSTKKRIIICVLGDLGHSPRMCYHARSFSQQGWQVELCGYLEEQPPSDILEDTNITIHQLPAFQGRKGGSFLIKAVRKVSLQIYAILRLLWRLRGSDYFLLQNPPSIPILPMAAVYCTFSRCKLIIDWHNFGYSILKLKLGSFWHPLVLISFAVEYIFAKFAAYNLTVTRAMKDYLIHTFGLSKKRVAVLYDRPAFQFRPLKADRQAALQQDFIKPFIPGDFNISKGDRIIVTSTSFTPDEDLSILIGALKIYENSCEKFDDKLPKILCFVTGKGPLKQHFIDKVAETKWDRVHIEFLWLSNEDYPKLLQLCDYGVSLHTSSSGLDLPMKILDMFGSGIPVVSYNYPVLNELVQHNVNGLKFLDRRELHEALIFIMKDSHVSEVLKAGALKESNNRWQDSWEKAMEEISVIRR; translated from the coding sequence ATGTTTGAAGGGCTTCCGCAGTGGGTCTGGTGGCTTCTCACCGTATATGCATCGTTACCTTTAGTATGCTATTTGACAGTTCCGTTCCTGTTCTACGGGAACAGATCAACAAAGAAACGCATTATCATTTGCGTTTTGGGCGACCTAGGTCATTCCCCGCGTATGTGCTACCATGCCCGCAGCTTTAGCCAACAGGGCTGGCAGGTTGAGCTCTGCGGCTACTTAGAGGAACAGCCTCCTTCGGACATCTTAGAGGACACTAATATAACGATTCACCAGCTTCCAGCCTTTCAAGGCCGCAAAGGtggctctttcttgatAAAGGCCGTCAGGAAAGTTTCTCTCCAGATATACGCAATTCTGCGATTGTTATGGCGCCTGAGAGGAAGTGACTATTTCCTCCTACAGAATCCTCCCAGCATTCCGATTCTGCCAATGGCTGCCGTGTATTGCACATTTTCACGCTGCAAACTCATCATAGACTGGCACAATTTCGGCTATTCGAtcctcaagctcaagctaGGCTCATTTTGGCATCCTTTAGTGCTCATTTCGTTCGCTGTGGAGTACATCTTTGCAAAGTTCGCCGCGTACAATCTTACTGTCACAAGAGCCATGAAGGACTACTTAATTCATACATTtggtctttcaaaaaaaagagttgcGGTGCTATATGACAGACCTGCATTCCAATTCAGGCCGCTCAAGGCAGATCGCCAAGCCGCTCTCCAACAAGACTTCATCAAGCCCTTCATACCTGGTGATTTCAACATCTCAAAGGGAGACCGTATCATTGTGACTTCAACCTCGTTCACACCTGATGAGGACTTGTCAATTCTCATCGGAGCATTGAAAATCTATGAGAATTCCTGcgaaaagtttgatgaCAAACTGCCGAAGATACTTTGCTTTGTGACGGGGAAAGGCCCGCTCAAGCAGCATTTTATTGACAAGGTTGCGGAAACAAAGTGGGATCGCGTGCACATCGAGTTCTTGTGGCTCTCTAATGAGGACTACCCTAAGCTCTTGCAGCTGTGTGATTACGGAGTTTCCCTTCACACTTCGAGTTCTGGACTAGATCTTCCAATGAAAATCCTTGATATGTTTGGCTCAGGCATTCCTGTGGTCTCATACAACTACCCAGTGCTAAATGAGTTGGTGCAGCATAATGTTAACGGATTGAAGTTCCTGGATCGGAGGGAACTTCATGAGGCCTTGATTTTCATCATGAAAGACAGCCACGTAAGCGAGGTGCTAAAGGCTGGGGCACTTAAAGAGTCAAACAACAGGTGGCAGGATTCATGGGAGAAGGCTATGGAAGAGATATCAGTTATACGGCGCTAA
- the CMD1 gene encoding calmodulin (highly similar to uniprot|P06787 Saccharomyces cerevisiae YBR109C CMD1 master regulator of calcium mediated signalling Calmodulin) yields MSRNLTEEQIAEFKEAFALFDKDNNGSITSSELATVMRSLGLSPSEAEVSDLMNEIDVNGNHKIEFSEFLALMSRQLKSNDSEQELLEAFKVFDKNGDGLISAAELKHVLTSIGEKLTDAEVDEMLREVSDGSGEINIKQFAALLSK; encoded by the coding sequence ATGTCCAGGAACCTTACTGAAGAACAGATTGCTGAGTTCAAGGAGGCATTCGCCTTGTTTGACAAAGACAACAACGGCTCAATTACATCCTCGGAATTGGCCACCGTGATGAGATCTCTGGGTCTATCGCCAAGCGAGGCCGAGGTTTCCGACTTGATGAATGAGATCGATGTCAATGGAAACCACAAGATCGAGTTCAGcgagtttttggcgctAATGTCGCGCCAGCTAAAGTCCAATGATTCGGAGCAAGAATTGCTTGAGGCTTTTAAGGTCTTCGACAAGAATGGCGACGGGCTGATTTCAGCCGCCGAGCTGAAGCACGTTCTGACCTCCATTGGTGAGAAGCTGACAGACGCCGAAGTTGATGAGATGCTCAGAGAAGTCAGTGACGGCAGTGGTGAGATCAACATCAAACAGTTTGCTGCACTTCTCTCGAAATGA